Proteins co-encoded in one Pseudophryne corroboree isolate aPseCor3 chromosome 1, aPseCor3.hap2, whole genome shotgun sequence genomic window:
- the LOC134968632 gene encoding solute carrier family 12 member 3-like, which translates to MDCPTSTPFSIGRFNIERVSMSDRRRSWADNSTLESNRHLSHEVPFPENRRPGQQAHVFVNEMTNDIRDEHVLDHGPDSCHYQTYSADTIKEMVLTSKSESLESLECSSGSDELSSGYTSTTDGLVLEVPEEHIQEALYHLNQSIEGFNTGLQMIPCSTDNQEPVVVGNCGKTGNSLAAGICLNPANLPVCNKIIIKRQMAYNTLDATPRQEHYINSIAPGRLKRSRPSLDVLRNAITDEQQMVPVNLNEDIETYDKEKLELQEEKDKKKKKSKGGPVRFGWVKGVMIRCMLNIWGVILYLRLPWITAQAGIGLTWVIILMSVLVTSITGLSISAISTNGKVKSGGTYFLISRSLGPELGGSIGLIFAFANAVAVAMHTVGFAETVGDLLKEYDAVMVDPVNDIRIIGVATVALLLIISLAGMEWEAKAQVAFFMVIMVSFASYLVGTVIPPSEEKQSKGFFSYQGSIFLENIVPNWRGEAGTFFGMFSIFFPSATGILAGANISGDLKDPAVAIPKGTLVAIFWTTISYLVISATIGSCVLRDASGILNDTIPLNETDCEGLSCQFGWNFTACHETESCSYGLANHYQSMSMVSAFSPLITAGIFAATLSSALACLVSAPKVFQCLCKDKLYPFIGFFGKGFGKNNEPIRGYILAFIIAVAFILIAELNTIAPIISNFFLCSYALINFSCFHASITNSPGWRPTFRYYNKWTSLFGAVVSVVIMFLLTWWAAIIALAIIVILLGYVTYKKPDVNWGSSVQAGAYSMALTYSMGLNEVQEHVKNFRPQCLVLTGPPNFRPALVDFVSSVTKSTSLMICGNVVTDSDKVPDSEGHLRWLNTRKVRSFYTVIRESTLRAGAKSLMQVSGLGRLKPNTMVLGYKSNWLKVPGQCLEEYVGIINDVFDSQFGVCVIRIKGGLDVTQKMQGEYNMAFQDSDNEGISDKETEKESPCTVPEIMNQTNTEFQSRQHKRSIHIYWLYDDGGLTLLIPYLLTRRKRWSQCKVRVYIRGTQENAETERREMQSLLEKFRLGFHDVVVLTEMNQKPQPKNIQLFEDLIAPYLVEEQNDHEFEIPPWSISENDLLNHTSKSERYVRMNEILQENSRDAALIAISLPIASKTDCPSSLYMAWLESLSRDIIPPIIFIRGNQQDSLTIYCQ; encoded by the exons ATGGATTGCCCAACAAGTACTCCATTCTCCATTGGAAGATTCAACATAGAGCGTGTCTCCATGTCTGACCGACGCAGAAGCTGGGCTgataacagcacacttgaatctaaTAGGCATCTTTCTCATGAGGTTCCTTTCCCTGAAAATAGGAGGCCAGGTCAGCAAGCCCATGTTTTTGTAAATGAAATGACGAATGATATCAGAGATGAACATGTTTTAGACCATGGACCAGACAGCTGCCACTATCAAACATATTCTGCAGACACAATAAAGGAGATGGTCCTGACAAGCAAGTCTGAAAGTCTGGAGTCCCTAGAGTGTTCATCCGGCAGTGATGAACTCTCATCTGGATATACCTCCACTACTGATGGGCTGGTTTTGGAGGTACCAGAAGAACACATACAAGAAGCTCTCTATCACCTTAACCAATCTATTGAGGGCTTTAATACAGGACTTCAGATGATTCCTTGCTCCACAGATAATCAGGAACCAGTAGTGGTGGGGAATTGTGGCAAGACAGGGAATTCTCTTGCAGCTGGAATTTGCCTTAATCCTGCAAATTTGCCTGTGTGTAATAAGATAATCATTAAACGACAAATGGCTTATAACACCCTGGATGCCACACCCAGACAGGAACACTACATCAACTCAATAGCACCCGGGAGATTAAAACGCAGTCGTCCATCTCTGGACGTTCTCCGTAATGCTATAACA GATGAACAGCAAATGGTCCCGGTCAACTTGAATGAAGATATAGAAACTTATGACAAAGAGAAGCTTGAATTGCAGGAAGAAaaagataaaaagaaaaagaaatcaaaGGGGGGAcctgttcgatttgggtgggttaaaggTGTCATG ATACGGTGCATGTTAAATATTTGGGGGGTCATCTTGTACTTGAGGTTACCATGGATCACAGCACAAGCTGGAATAG GTCTGACCTGGGTGATCATTCTCATGTCTGTTCTGGTGACATCCATCACAGGCTTATCCATCTCCGCCATTTCCACTAATGGCAAAGTCAAGTCGG GTGGAACATATTTTCTGATCTCTCGGAGTTTGGGCCCTGAATTAGGAGGTTCTATAGGACTAATCTTTGCCTTTGCCAATGCCGTCGCAGTCGCTATGCACACTGTGGGCTTTGCCGAGACTGTTGGGGACCTCTTGAAA GAATATGATGCTGTAATGGTGGACCCAGTCAATGATATCAGGATCATTGGTGTCGCAACTGTTGCATTACTCCTCATCATCTCATTAGCTGGAATGGAGTGGGAAGCCAAG GCACAAGTAGCATTCTTTATGGTTATCATGGTGTCCTTTGCAAGCTACTTAGTGGGGACAGTCATTCCTCCCAGTGAAGAGAAACAGTCCAAAGGGTTTTTCAGCTACCAAG GTTCCATCTTCTTGGAAAACATTGTTCCCAACTGGCGAGGTGAAGCTGGAACATTCTTTGGCATGTTTTCCATCTTTTTCCCATCTGCTACTGGTATCCTAGCTGGTGCAAACATCTCAGGAGACCTAAAG GATCCAGCAGTGGCTATTCCCAAGGGAACGTTGGTGGCCATATTTTGGACCACAATATCCTACCTTGTCATTTCTGCCACTATAG GCTCATGTGTGCTGCGTGATGCATCCGGCATTCTGAATGACACCATACCACTGAATGAGACAGACTGTGAAGGACTCAGTTGCCAGTTTGGCTGGAATTTTACTGCTTGCCATGAAACAGAATCATGTTCTTATGGGCTAGCAAACCACTACCAG TCCATgagcatggtgtcagcattcagccCTCTCATCACTGCTGGCATCTTTGCAGCCACTCTCTCCTCAGCTTTGGCCTGCCTGGTGTCTGCTCCCAAAGTCTTCCAA TGCCTCTGCAAAGACAAGTTGTACCCCTTTATTGGATTCTTTGGGAAAGGGTTTGGGAAGAACAATGAGCCTATCCGTGGGTACATTTTGGCTTTCATTATTGCTGTTGCATTCATCCTTATTG CTGAGCTGAACACAATAGCTCCAATTATCTCCAATTTCTTCCTGTGTTCCTATGCTCTCATCAACTTCAGCTGCTTCCATGCGTCCATTACCAATTCCCCAG GCTGGCGTCCAACTTTCCGTTACTACAACAAGTGGACCTCTCTTTTTGGTGCTGTAGTGTCAGTGGTCATTATGTTTCTCCTGACATGGTGGGCAGCTATCATTGCATTGGCTATCATCGTTATACTGCTAGGTTATGTCACCTACAAGAAGCCAG ATGTGAACTGGGGGTCCTCTGTGCAGGCTGGAGCTTACAGTATGGCACTGACCTACAGTATGGGCCTAAATGAAGTGCAAGAACATGTCAAGAA CTTTAGACCACAGTGTCTCGTACTAACCGGACCCCCCAACTTTCGTCCTGCATTGGTTGACTTTGTCAGTTCTGTAACTAAGAGCACAAGTTTGATGATCTGTGGGAATGTTGTGACT GACTCTGACAAGGTGCCAGACTCAGAGGGACATCTGCGGTGGCTGAACACCAGGAAAGTGAGATCATTCTATACTGTGATTCGTGAAAGCACCTTAAGAGCTGGAGCCAAAAGCCTAATGCAG GTCTCTGGTCTGGGTCGTTTAAAGCCAAACACCATGGTACTGGGTTATAAAAGTAATTGGCTAAAGGTTCCAGGGCAGTGCTTAGAGGAATATGTTGGGATCATTAA TGATGTATTCGACAGTCAGTTTGGTGTATGCGTTATACGCATAAAGGGAGGCCTTGACGTGACACAGAAGATGCAGGGAGAAT ATAACATGGCATTCCAGGACTCTGATAATGAGGGGATATCTGATAAAGAGACAGAAAAAG AATCTCCATGCACAGTCCCAGAGATAATGAATCAGACCAATACTGAATTCCAGAGCCGTCAGCACAAGAGAAGCATCCATATTTACTGGCTATACGATGATGGAG GCCTGACCTTGCTCATCCCATACTTGCTGACTCGCAGAAAGCGCTGGAGCCAATGCAAAGTGCGGGTTTACATCAGAGGAACACAGGAAAATGCAGAGACGGAAAGGAGAGA AATGCAGTCTCTCCTGGAGAAGTTCAGGCTAGGATTCCATGATGTTGTCGTGCTGACCGAAATGAACCAGAAGCCCCAACCCAAAAA CATACAGTTATTTGAGGACCTTATAGCTCCATATCTTGTCGAAGAGCAGAATGATCATGAATTTGAAATCCCTCCCTGGAGTATCAGCGAAAATGATCTACTAAACCACACATCTAAG TCGGAACGATATGTGAGAATGAATGAGATCCTTCAGGAGAATTCACGGGATGCTGCTCTTATTGCAAT TAGCCTCCCCATTGCAAGCAAAACGGACTGCCCCAGTTCCCTCTACATGGCTTGGCTCGAAAGCCTATCACGTGACATAATCCCACCAATCATCTTTATCCGTGGTAATCAGCAGGACTCACTCACAATATACTGCCAATGA